In Pseudonocardia sp. DSM 110487, the sequence GGAAGACGTCGGTGTCGGAGGGCACGAGGACGAGGTCGGCGACCGGCCCGGCCGGGACCGTCGTCAGGGTGCCGGTGAGCGCCCACCTCCCACCCGGACGTTCGACGGCGCGCACCGGCGTCTCCGCCTCGAGGGCCGCCGTGAGCACCATGTCCCCGGTGGCGGCCGGTCGGGCCCAGCGGGCCTGCTGCTCGGCGTCGCCGAACCGGGCGATCGCCGCGGCACCCAGCACGATCGAGGGCAGGTAGGGAATGGGCGCGACCGCTCGGCCGGCCTCCACCAGCACGCTGCACCGTTCGAGCAGCCCGAACCCGCTCCCGCCGACGTGCTCGGGCAGCGCCGCGGCCAGCACGCCCGCCTCCGCGAGCGCAGGCCACAGCTGTGTCGACCGCTCCGGCGTGGCGTGGTCGGCGAGGATCCGGCGCGCCAGCGCGGCGAGGTCCTGCTGGGCCTCGGTGGGGGTGAAGTCCACGGTTCCTCCAGATCAGCGGCGGGCGGTCGGGAGGCCGAGCGCGACGGCGGCGATGATGTCGCGCTGCACCTCGTTGGTGCCGCCGCCGAAGGTCAGGATCAGCGACGAGCGGTGCATCCGTTCGATCCGGCCGCGCAGCGCGGCCCCCGGCGAGCCCTCCCGGATGGTGGCGCTCGGGCCGAGCACCTCCATGAGCAGCCGGTAGGCCTCGGTGGCGAGCTCGGTGCCGTACAGCTTGGTGGCCGACGCAGCGGCCGGGCCGGGCGAGTCGTCACCTGCCGCGGCGATCCGCCAGTTCATCAGCTTGAGCACCTCGGCCTTGACGTGCACGCGGGCGAGCAGCACCCGTGCCCACTCCTGCTCGATCACGCCGGTCGACCGCGCCCAGTCGCGCACCTCGTCGATCGCGCGGAACAGCGGCGCGGCCGAGGTGAGCGCGACGCGCTCGTGGTTGAGCTGGTTGGTGATGAGCTTCCAGCCCTGGTTCTCCGGCCCGACGAGCGATGCCGCGGGCACGCGCACGTCGGAGTAGTAGGTGGCGCTGGTGCCGACGCCGGCCACGGTGCGCACAGGCGTCCAGGAGAACCCGGGCGCGTCGGTGGGGACGACGAGGATCGAGATGCCCCGGTGCTTGGGCGCGTCGGGGTCGGTGCGGCAGGCGAGCCAGACGTAGTCGGCGTGCTGGATGAGGCTGGTCCACATCTTCTGGCCGTTGACCACCCACTCGTCCCCGTCGCGGACGGCGCGGGTGCGCAGGGCGGCGAGATCGGTGCCTGCCTCGGGCTCGGAGTAACCGATGGCGAAGTGCAGCTCGCCCGCGGCGATGC encodes:
- a CDS encoding acyl-CoA dehydrogenase family protein, with translation MRIADTPQQEALRKELRAYFAELMTPERRNALTSGAGEYGDGKVYRDVVRQMGADGWLTLGWPREFGGQDRSLFDQLIFTDEAALAGAPVPFLTINTIGPTIMHFGTPEQQEFFLPRIAAGELHFAIGYSEPEAGTDLAALRTRAVRDGDEWVVNGQKMWTSLIQHADYVWLACRTDPDAPKHRGISILVVPTDAPGFSWTPVRTVAGVGTSATYYSDVRVPAASLVGPENQGWKLITNQLNHERVALTSAAPLFRAIDEVRDWARSTGVIEQEWARVLLARVHVKAEVLKLMNWRIAAAGDDSPGPAAASATKLYGTELATEAYRLLMEVLGPSATIREGSPGAALRGRIERMHRSSLILTFGGGTNEVQRDIIAAVALGLPTARR